ACCCGGATGGCGAGGAGACCCTCGCGGCCGCGAAGGTGCTCGTGAAGGAGGGGTTCGTGGTGCTCCCGTATTGCATGGACGATCCGGTGCTGTGCCGGAAGCTGGAGGACGCGGGCTGCGCCGCGGTCATGCCCCTCGCGGCGCCAATCGGCAGCGGCCTCGGCATCAAGAACTCGCACAACCTCTCGATCATCCTCGAGCACGCGCGCGTCCCGGTGCTGGTCGACGCCGGGGTGGGCACGGCGAGCGACGCGGCGATCGCGATGGAGCTTGGCTGTGACGGGGTGCTCATGAACACGGCGATCGCCCACGCCAAGCGCCCGGTGCTGATGGCCGAGGCGATGCGCGAGGCCGTGTCGGCGGGGCGAAAGGCCTTCGAGGCTGGGCGCATGAAGAAGAGCCGCTACGCGAACGCCTCGAGCCCCGCGGCGGGCCTTATCGAATAGAATGCCGACCGATGCTCCGCCTCGCCGTCGTCTCGACCCTGCTCGCGTCCTTCGCCGTTGCCCCCATGCAGTGCACGCGCGAGCCCGATCCGACGCTCCGCACCGAGGACTCCGCGGGCGACGCGCTGTGGCAGCTCGCGCTCGAGTTTCGCAAGAAGAACGACGAGCCAGCGGCG
This is a stretch of genomic DNA from Myxococcales bacterium. It encodes these proteins:
- a CDS encoding thiazole synthase — encoded protein: MGDPLRIGGHSFHSRLIVGTGKYASVAETEAAIDASGAELVTVALRRVDLNDRGEGSLMSLLARKPWKLLPNTAGCYTADDAIRTLRLARELGIADLVKLEVIGDPRTLYPDGEETLAAAKVLVKEGFVVLPYCMDDPVLCRKLEDAGCAAVMPLAAPIGSGLGIKNSHNLSIILEHARVPVLVDAGVGTASDAAIAMELGCDGVLMNTAIAHAKRPVLMAEAMREAVSAGRKAFEAGRMKKSRYANASSPAAGLIE